One window from the genome of Isosphaeraceae bacterium EP7 encodes:
- a CDS encoding MFS transporter produces the protein MHRFDKINLSGSDNMPPKDFEIAPSNSTRRILAIGTILAAQFMLQMDFLIDIVALPRIQADLGFSTAGLSWVPNAFALAFGGLLLLGGRLGDIYGKVRAFQAGLALFLAASLLGGFAQSPAVLILARLLQGMGAAVAGPSVLALITVMARDEVERNRGLSLFIAVSSIGASAGLILGGVLTDFFSWRWSLLINLPVGAFVLILVRILVAETPRTPARLDIWGAATATLGSLAIVYGFIGAADHGWTSIGTIPAFVAAAVLLLAFLRIEGRIAEPLLELDLLRNRARLGGLAVMAIVVGMHFSMLFLVVQYLQQVLGFGPLAAGFAYLPLTATVFIVTQFVPQLIERFGARLLLINGSILVASSLVGFAMLSATSSYFPAVLLPMFIHAIGIALVFAPGTVAIMDGVPDEHAGAASGLLQMDQQIGGALGIAAIMSIYAIPAVPGQFVGGLSGAFLGAAIISTIAACIAWWAIPERQSTSRLSSLEV, from the coding sequence ATGCATCGATTCGATAAAATTAATTTATCTGGAAGTGACAATATGCCTCCCAAAGATTTTGAAATCGCCCCATCGAATTCGACTCGACGGATCCTCGCCATCGGCACGATCCTTGCGGCCCAGTTCATGCTGCAGATGGATTTCCTGATCGACATCGTGGCCCTGCCGCGAATCCAGGCGGACCTCGGCTTCAGCACGGCCGGCCTCTCCTGGGTCCCGAACGCCTTCGCATTGGCCTTCGGCGGCCTCCTGCTGCTCGGGGGGCGGTTGGGCGACATCTACGGGAAAGTGCGTGCGTTCCAGGCGGGCCTCGCGCTCTTCCTGGCGGCCTCGTTGCTCGGCGGGTTCGCTCAGTCGCCCGCCGTACTCATCCTGGCGCGGCTGCTCCAGGGCATGGGGGCGGCGGTCGCCGGTCCTAGCGTGCTGGCGCTGATTACGGTGATGGCACGTGACGAAGTCGAGCGGAACCGCGGGCTCTCCCTCTTCATCGCGGTGTCGTCGATCGGTGCATCGGCCGGGCTGATCCTGGGAGGCGTCCTCACCGACTTCTTCTCATGGAGATGGTCACTCCTGATCAATCTGCCCGTCGGAGCATTCGTCCTCATCCTCGTCAGGATCCTGGTCGCGGAGACGCCGCGAACGCCCGCCCGCCTCGATATCTGGGGTGCCGCGACTGCGACACTTGGGTCGTTGGCGATCGTCTATGGCTTCATCGGTGCGGCAGACCACGGGTGGACATCGATCGGGACGATTCCGGCCTTCGTTGCCGCCGCGGTGTTGCTCCTCGCTTTTCTACGAATCGAAGGGCGTATCGCCGAACCATTGCTTGAATTGGACCTGCTCCGCAATCGAGCACGGCTCGGCGGGCTGGCCGTCATGGCGATCGTCGTCGGCATGCACTTTTCCATGCTCTTCTTGGTCGTCCAGTATCTCCAGCAGGTCCTCGGCTTCGGCCCGCTGGCCGCCGGGTTTGCTTACCTGCCCCTGACTGCGACCGTGTTTATTGTCACTCAGTTCGTCCCGCAGCTTATCGAGCGATTCGGTGCCAGGTTACTCCTGATCAATGGAAGCATACTTGTGGCTTCAAGCCTGGTCGGATTCGCGATGCTGAGTGCGACCAGCTCCTATTTCCCGGCCGTGCTCCTGCCCATGTTCATCCACGCAATTGGCATCGCTCTGGTATTTGCTCCCGGCACCGTGGCGATCATGGACGGCGTCCCCGACGAGCATGCGGGGGCCGCTTCCGGGCTCCTGCAAATGGACCAGCAGATCGGCGGAGCACTCGGTATCGCTGCGATCATGTCGATCTATGCGATCCCTGCCGTGCCGGGGCAGTTCGTAGGAGGCCTCTCCGGAGCGTTCCTTGGTGCGGCCATCATCTCGACCATCGCGGCATGTATCGCTTGGTGGGCGATCCCTGAGCGACAATCGACTTCCAGGTTGAGCAGCCTTGAAGTTTGA
- a CDS encoding right-handed parallel beta-helix repeat-containing protein, protein MTTNPSSALLRQIGRIALALAVASTNSIADDLAPKAEERQLPHAMHSEMSERPSVKVGRAGSDIVGSDNRALQAAVDYVAGLGGGVVEIGEGEYLMRDSLHLRSGVTVRGIKGKSVLRKADAAVSALAIDGDFGEQQVTLTEPEGFTPGTGLAIWDDNAGGFHTTVARIIGRRGQTVAFDAPLMADCMVSAHAKAATVFPVISGSDIRGARVEDLIIEGNKAANPHLNGCRGAGIYLNRGFGTAIRGCVVRGYNGDGISFQQSNDVEVIDCISEGNAELGLHPGSGSQRAVVSGCTARENGTDGLFLCWRVRHGVFEENRLEGNGRFGISIGHKDSDNLLRGNRITGNGSNGVFFRDETAGMSPHRNRLEHNVIEDNGREPGTAGIRVRGEPSGLVFEGNEIRDTRRGPGQTQTVGIQVEGRVGPVEVGSNRIEASTVVDDRRRDAPEPGSPH, encoded by the coding sequence ATGACCACGAATCCTTCATCGGCCCTGCTCCGGCAGATTGGCAGGATTGCCCTCGCCTTGGCTGTGGCCTCGACGAACAGCATCGCAGACGACCTCGCGCCGAAGGCGGAAGAGCGTCAGCTCCCGCATGCCATGCACTCCGAGATGAGCGAGCGGCCGAGCGTCAAGGTTGGACGGGCGGGGTCCGACATCGTCGGGTCCGACAACCGGGCCCTACAGGCGGCAGTCGATTACGTGGCCGGCTTGGGCGGCGGGGTCGTCGAGATCGGCGAGGGCGAGTATCTGATGCGTGATTCGCTCCACCTCCGCTCGGGCGTCACAGTCCGCGGCATCAAGGGCAAGTCCGTCCTGCGCAAGGCCGATGCGGCCGTCTCAGCTTTGGCCATCGACGGAGACTTCGGCGAGCAGCAGGTCACGCTCACGGAGCCTGAGGGCTTCACCCCGGGCACCGGCCTGGCCATCTGGGATGACAACGCGGGGGGCTTCCACACCACCGTGGCAAGGATCATCGGGCGGCGCGGTCAGACGGTCGCGTTCGACGCGCCGCTGATGGCCGACTGCATGGTCTCCGCCCACGCGAAAGCGGCCACCGTCTTCCCGGTCATCAGTGGCTCGGACATCCGTGGCGCACGCGTCGAGGATCTGATCATCGAGGGGAACAAGGCAGCCAATCCTCATTTGAACGGCTGCCGTGGTGCGGGGATCTACCTCAATCGTGGCTTTGGCACGGCCATCCGAGGCTGCGTCGTGCGGGGCTACAACGGTGACGGGATTAGCTTCCAGCAGTCGAATGACGTGGAGGTGATCGACTGCATCAGCGAGGGTAACGCCGAGCTCGGGCTTCACCCGGGCAGCGGATCGCAACGAGCCGTGGTGAGTGGCTGCACCGCGCGGGAGAACGGCACCGATGGCCTGTTCCTCTGCTGGCGCGTTCGCCACGGGGTCTTCGAAGAGAACCGCCTGGAGGGCAACGGCCGGTTCGGTATCTCGATCGGTCACAAGGACTCCGACAACTTGCTGCGAGGTAACCGCATCACTGGCAACGGCTCGAATGGCGTTTTCTTCCGTGACGAGACGGCGGGGATGTCGCCGCACCGCAATCGATTAGAGCACAACGTCATCGAGGACAACGGCCGGGAACCCGGCACGGCCGGGATCCGGGTCCGCGGCGAGCCATCAGGCCTGGTCTTCGAGGGCAACGAGATCCGGGACACTCGCCGCGGCCCGGGTCAGACGCAGACGGTGGGCATCCAAGTTGAGGGCCGTGTCGGCCCGGTGGAGGTCGGGTCGAACCGGATCGAAGCGAGCACCGTCGTCGACGACCGACGTCGGGACGCGCCGGAGCCTGGGTCTCCGCATTGA
- a CDS encoding helix-turn-helix domain-containing protein, whose product MGDDMTVYGKDYLTRRLLDVVGDQWRPIVIFILGKGLKRYGELQRCLPDVSKKMLTQTLRVLEHDGLVKRTVYAEVPPKVEYELTPLGRSFLEPVTSLCRWATTHTEDLDAVLASRKKSDRRKKSLPGAK is encoded by the coding sequence ATGGGCGACGATATGACGGTCTACGGCAAGGACTACCTGACCCGCCGTCTCCTGGACGTGGTCGGGGACCAATGGCGGCCCATCGTCATCTTCATCCTGGGCAAGGGTCTGAAGAGGTACGGTGAGTTGCAACGCTGCCTGCCTGACGTGTCGAAGAAGATGCTGACGCAGACGCTCAGGGTCTTGGAGCACGACGGGTTGGTCAAGCGGACGGTCTATGCCGAAGTGCCCCCGAAGGTGGAGTACGAGCTGACCCCGCTGGGACGTTCCTTTCTGGAGCCGGTGACGTCGCTGTGCCGATGGGCGACGACCCACACGGAAGATCTCGACGCTGTCCTCGCGTCTCGCAAGAAGTCGGACCGGCGGAAGAAATCGCTGCCAGGTGCCAAATAG
- a CDS encoding recombinase family protein, with protein sequence MTRPPETAERPQARRDGEPIARHRAIRSEPHGRGTDVPTPLKPNSDRRRRSRHAPPSAVRRPCAPPARPAPHETTIPWTTSGDSGAETSPSTTATGGTPRGRSPTSSEIADILRDYHARLPRERADAIGCIYARYSTKHQDSIADQVRACCDAAFRAGVFVPEENVAFDLATSGRSGRRPGLARITGLLSDRGASVLLCIASSRLHRKQYRVLRFVEEVVVDCGARVILPANSIDTATPGWRLLFQIHGMIDEQGTTAYAANIRAAHVSRFERGMVCSSYPFGYRSAPGDGGGDGRGGARNILAVEPEAAEVVRAIFARYADGAVSIAQLVRDLNAEDDAPRPRRSPDGLWSDTILGRMLSNPIYRGEARYGATESIWSPTRDYSRQVRRAEPLRTRQDESLRIVDDDLFDRVQRRRGRRPAAVGRGAGRGDPTTTVPTPWAGCSTAPPTADRSRPAGAGASSSSANAAACRPPPSVPSSACSTASGP encoded by the coding sequence ATGACGCGACCCCCTGAGACGGCCGAGAGACCGCAGGCCCGCCGCGACGGCGAGCCCATCGCCCGCCACCGGGCGATCCGATCCGAACCCCACGGCCGCGGCACCGACGTACCGACGCCCCTCAAACCAAACTCGGATCGGCGACGCCGATCCCGACACGCCCCCCCGTCGGCGGTGCGCAGGCCCTGCGCGCCGCCGGCACGGCCGGCCCCACACGAGACGACCATCCCATGGACAACTTCCGGCGACAGCGGGGCCGAAACAAGCCCCTCGACGACGGCCACCGGCGGGACACCGCGCGGCAGGTCGCCGACATCCTCCGAGATCGCCGACATCCTCCGAGATTACCACGCCCGGCTGCCGCGCGAGCGGGCCGACGCCATCGGCTGCATCTACGCCCGGTACTCCACCAAGCACCAGGACAGCATCGCCGACCAGGTCAGGGCCTGCTGCGACGCCGCGTTCCGAGCCGGCGTCTTCGTCCCCGAGGAGAACGTCGCCTTCGACCTCGCCACCTCCGGGCGGTCAGGCAGGAGGCCCGGGCTGGCACGCATCACCGGGCTCCTCAGCGACCGCGGGGCCTCGGTCCTCCTCTGCATCGCCTCCAGCCGGCTCCATCGCAAGCAGTACCGCGTCCTCAGGTTCGTAGAGGAGGTCGTCGTCGACTGCGGCGCACGCGTCATCCTCCCGGCCAACTCTATCGACACAGCCACCCCCGGATGGAGGCTGCTCTTCCAGATCCACGGCATGATCGACGAGCAGGGCACCACCGCCTACGCCGCCAACATCCGCGCCGCCCACGTCAGCCGCTTCGAACGGGGAATGGTCTGCTCCTCCTACCCATTCGGCTACCGCTCCGCACCAGGCGACGGCGGGGGTGACGGCCGCGGCGGGGCCCGCAACATCCTGGCCGTCGAGCCCGAGGCCGCCGAGGTCGTCCGGGCCATCTTCGCCCGCTACGCCGACGGCGCCGTCAGCATCGCCCAACTCGTGCGCGACCTCAACGCCGAGGACGACGCCCCGCGGCCCCGCCGCAGCCCCGACGGCCTGTGGAGCGACACCATCCTGGGCCGCATGCTGTCCAACCCCATCTATCGCGGCGAGGCCCGCTACGGGGCCACCGAGTCCATCTGGAGCCCCACCAGGGACTACTCCCGCCAGGTACGCCGCGCCGAGCCGCTGCGGACCCGGCAGGACGAGTCCCTGCGAATCGTCGACGACGACCTCTTCGACCGCGTCCAGCGCCGCCGCGGCCGACGGCCCGCCGCCGTCGGCCGCGGCGCCGGAAGGGGGGACCCAACGACCACCGTCCCAACGCCCTGGGCGGGCTGTTCTACTGCACCGCCCACGGCCGATCGCTCCAGGCCGGCGGGCGCAGGGGCAAGTTCCTCGTCTGCGAACGCTGCCGCATGCAGGCCCCCGCCGAGCGTCCCCTCTTCAGCATGCTCAACCGCGAGCGGGCCCTGA
- a CDS encoding helix-turn-helix domain-containing protein, whose translation MAKDVGDLAMTTGEESKEVAEKYQLLLGEIADKWTVLILSNICSNRGSRFNQIRREVGGISQKTLTQCLRKLERSGLIKRTVIQAAPLGVMYTLTDLGSTLHEPLSAMATWVDRYLAEVMKAQQGFDQELGKHSTGTPMD comes from the coding sequence ATGGCAAAGGATGTCGGAGACCTGGCCATGACCACCGGCGAGGAGTCGAAGGAAGTTGCCGAGAAGTATCAGCTTCTCCTCGGCGAGATCGCCGACAAATGGACGGTGCTCATCCTCTCGAATATCTGCAGCAACCGTGGAAGCCGATTCAATCAGATCCGTCGCGAGGTGGGCGGAATCTCGCAGAAGACGCTCACGCAGTGCCTACGCAAACTCGAGCGGAGCGGTCTCATCAAGCGGACGGTCATCCAGGCCGCACCCTTGGGCGTGATGTATACGCTCACCGACCTCGGCTCGACACTTCACGAACCCCTAAGTGCGATGGCCACTTGGGTAGACCGGTATCTTGCCGAGGTGATGAAGGCTCAACAAGGTTTCGACCAAGAGCTCGGGAAGCATTCAACCGGAACTCCCATGGACTAG
- a CDS encoding SDR family oxidoreductase, giving the protein MAKRFAEEGATVVIAGRRKETLDAAIAAIGHGASSFAADVSKSSEMDALYADVKAKHGRLDVLVANAGGGTYSPLGKITDEEVDSMFGTNVKGEIFAIQQAMPLLGEASSVVVVGSTASLQPGASMGVYGATKAAVRNLVRSWVLDLKGSGIRINVLSPGPVNTQSLRDAIGPENIEAGLTFLTGRSPIGRIGEPEEIASVALFLASDESSYVNGIELFADGGASQV; this is encoded by the coding sequence ATCGCGAAGCGTTTTGCGGAAGAAGGCGCGACGGTTGTCATCGCCGGAAGGCGCAAGGAGACGCTCGATGCCGCAATCGCCGCGATCGGGCACGGGGCTTCTTCGTTCGCGGCGGACGTCTCGAAATCTAGTGAGATGGACGCGCTCTATGCAGACGTGAAGGCGAAGCACGGGCGGCTCGACGTGCTGGTCGCGAACGCGGGGGGCGGCACCTACTCGCCGCTCGGGAAGATCACCGACGAAGAGGTCGACAGTATGTTCGGCACGAACGTCAAGGGCGAGATCTTCGCCATCCAGCAAGCGATGCCCCTCCTGGGTGAGGCCTCCTCCGTGGTCGTTGTCGGCTCGACGGCTTCCCTCCAGCCGGGCGCGAGCATGGGGGTCTACGGCGCGACGAAGGCGGCGGTTCGTAACCTCGTCCGCAGCTGGGTCCTCGATCTCAAAGGGTCGGGAATCCGCATCAATGTCCTGAGCCCCGGCCCCGTCAACACCCAGTCCCTTCGCGATGCGATCGGCCCCGAGAACATCGAGGCGGGCCTCACGTTCCTCACGGGTCGAAGCCCCATCGGCCGCATCGGCGAGCCCGAGGAGATTGCTAGCGTCGCGCTGTTCTTGGCGAGTGACGAGTCGAGCTACGTGAACGGGATCGAGCTGTTCGCAGACGGCGGGGCTTCTCAAGTCTAA
- a CDS encoding glucose 1-dehydrogenase, which translates to MADLKGKVGVVTGAGSGIGRATALAMARDGASVVLGNRDAAKGEEVVALIVRDGGKSVFHRTDVSKPADVKALVDRAVKEFGRLDLAVNNAGMDGEQVPLHEQDLDKADALFDVNIKGVFFCMKYEIEEMLRTGGGSIVNTSSIFGLNGYPGWSLYVATKHAVTGMTKSAALDYARSNVRVNAVGPGPVETPLLANGTGGDPHSYAAFVPMGRIGQPDEIAAAIVWLLSDEARFVTGHTLPVDGGVCAM; encoded by the coding sequence ATGGCGGACTTGAAGGGCAAGGTGGGGGTCGTGACCGGTGCCGGGAGCGGCATCGGTCGGGCGACGGCGTTGGCGATGGCGAGGGACGGGGCGTCCGTCGTACTCGGCAATCGCGACGCGGCCAAGGGCGAGGAGGTCGTGGCCCTCATCGTGCGAGACGGCGGGAAGTCCGTCTTCCATAGGACCGACGTGAGCAAGCCTGCCGATGTGAAGGCCCTGGTCGACAGGGCGGTGAAGGAGTTCGGGCGGCTGGACCTGGCGGTGAACAACGCCGGGATGGACGGCGAGCAGGTGCCGCTCCACGAGCAGGACCTCGACAAGGCCGACGCCTTGTTCGACGTCAACATCAAGGGCGTGTTCTTCTGCATGAAGTACGAAATCGAGGAGATGCTCAGGACGGGCGGCGGGAGCATCGTGAACACGTCGTCCATCTTCGGGCTGAATGGATACCCCGGCTGGAGCTTGTACGTCGCCACCAAGCACGCCGTCACGGGCATGACGAAGTCGGCGGCACTGGACTATGCCAGGTCGAACGTCCGGGTGAACGCGGTCGGACCCGGCCCGGTGGAGACTCCGCTCCTGGCGAACGGGACGGGCGGCGACCCGCACAGCTACGCCGCCTTCGTGCCGATGGGGCGGATTGGCCAGCCCGACGAAATCGCCGCTGCCATCGTGTGGCTCCTGTCGGACGAAGCCCGGTTCGTCACCGGCCATACCCTGCCCGTCGATGGCGGCGTGTGTGCCATGTAG
- a CDS encoding glucose 1-dehydrogenase → MTRILEDKIALVTGGSAGIGLGIAQRFVAAGATVVITGRRQPELEAAVALLGGKASWLQADVSSLSDLDTLFSSVRNQYGRIDILVANAGIGALLPLGQITEEHYDSIFDINTKGMLFTVQKALPLLTRGASVIVVGSVSARRNHRNFSVYVASKAAVKAFVESWVLDLMGTGIRVNLLSPGPVKTPGMLRFFGPDETEQQIAALAASVPLGRVANAEEIGDAAVFLASDAAAFVNGADLVVDGGILRT, encoded by the coding sequence ATGACTCGAATTCTTGAGGACAAAATCGCGCTGGTGACCGGCGGCAGTGCCGGCATTGGGCTCGGCATCGCCCAGCGTTTCGTGGCCGCGGGCGCCACGGTCGTGATCACAGGACGTCGGCAACCCGAGCTCGAAGCGGCGGTCGCCCTCCTGGGAGGGAAAGCGTCCTGGCTGCAGGCCGACGTCTCCAGCCTGTCCGACCTCGACACACTCTTCTCCAGCGTCCGCAACCAGTATGGGCGGATCGATATTCTGGTGGCGAATGCCGGGATCGGGGCGTTGTTGCCGCTGGGGCAGATCACCGAGGAGCATTACGACAGCATCTTCGACATTAACACCAAAGGGATGCTCTTCACCGTGCAAAAAGCCCTGCCGCTGCTCACCAGGGGAGCGTCGGTCATCGTCGTCGGCTCGGTCTCGGCCCGGCGAAATCATCGGAACTTCAGCGTCTATGTCGCCTCAAAGGCGGCCGTGAAAGCGTTCGTCGAGAGCTGGGTCCTGGACCTCATGGGCACGGGGATTCGAGTGAATTTGCTCAGCCCTGGCCCGGTCAAGACGCCGGGAATGCTGCGGTTCTTCGGGCCCGACGAAACAGAGCAGCAGATCGCCGCACTGGCCGCCAGTGTCCCCCTCGGACGCGTGGCAAACGCCGAGGAGATCGGAGACGCCGCCGTCTTCCTGGCCTCGGACGCAGCGGCATTCGTCAACGGTGCCGACCTTGTAGTGGACGGTGGAATTCTTAGGACCTGA
- a CDS encoding nuclear transport factor 2 family protein, whose product MIQNPSQQPAALASEQAIQRLCSTYAHLLDAGRFEEVSELLKDASFTVIDLRAEGKEAIHRQLLNGVQVHEDGTPKTWHVNTNYLIDVDENANAATSTNYFTVFQAHTDFPLQPIVTGKYHDRFVRMNGDWRFVERRVEPRLFGDLKHHVRTSDTKIE is encoded by the coding sequence ATGATTCAAAACCCATCGCAACAACCCGCCGCCCTTGCGAGCGAGCAGGCAATCCAGAGGCTTTGCTCCACGTACGCTCACCTCCTGGATGCGGGCCGCTTCGAGGAGGTCTCGGAACTCCTCAAAGACGCCTCGTTCACCGTCATTGACCTGCGGGCCGAGGGCAAAGAGGCCATCCATCGGCAGTTACTCAACGGAGTTCAGGTCCACGAGGACGGGACGCCCAAGACATGGCACGTCAACACAAACTACCTCATCGATGTCGATGAGAATGCGAATGCGGCCACCTCGACCAACTACTTCACGGTCTTCCAGGCGCACACCGACTTCCCGCTCCAGCCGATCGTGACGGGCAAATACCACGACCGCTTCGTACGCATGAATGGAGATTGGCGGTTCGTCGAGAGGCGGGTTGAGCCGAGGTTGTTCGGAGATTTAAAACATCACGTCCGCACGTCGGACACAAAAATAGAGTGA